The Hydrogenophaga crocea genome contains a region encoding:
- a CDS encoding hemolysin family protein, with protein MDFVLIAFLTLLNGAFAMSELALASSRRARLGAMAEDGDKGAATALQLLEHPTQFLSSVQVGITSIGMLNGIVGEAAFSDDLGRWFLSLGLDPRVAGVLATALVVTAITFITIVFGELVPKRIGQLYPETVARWVSRPMAAVAQGAKPFVWLLTHTTQWVLKLLRVDNSAAQVVTEEEIKASLAEGVDAGIIEAQEHRMVRNVFGLDDRQLNSIMLPASEIEWLDARDSIDEALRKAGASGHSWYPVCRNGLEDVVGVIHVPQLLALQQRGEPGTVGEHVQPAVFVPETLSGMELLDQFRARATRLVFVVDEYGVVQGLLTPRDMLEAITGELSPEQPVDAWARPREDGAWEIDGAMPVAELKSRLDIDGFPDEDKGRYATVAGLMHSMAGTLLQRGEFVDGAGWRFEVVALDGRRIDRVLVTRLAPPADDAPPAESDG; from the coding sequence ATGGATTTCGTCCTCATCGCCTTCCTGACGCTGCTCAATGGCGCTTTCGCCATGTCCGAGCTGGCGCTCGCCTCGAGCCGCCGCGCGCGCCTGGGGGCCATGGCCGAGGACGGCGACAAGGGCGCCGCCACCGCGCTGCAGCTGCTCGAACACCCCACGCAGTTCCTGTCGTCGGTGCAGGTGGGCATCACCTCGATCGGCATGCTCAACGGCATCGTGGGCGAGGCGGCTTTCAGCGACGACCTGGGCCGCTGGTTCCTGAGCCTGGGCCTGGATCCGCGCGTGGCCGGCGTGCTCGCCACGGCACTCGTGGTCACGGCCATCACCTTCATCACCATCGTGTTCGGCGAGCTGGTGCCCAAGCGCATCGGCCAGCTCTACCCCGAGACCGTGGCGCGCTGGGTGTCGCGCCCCATGGCCGCCGTGGCCCAGGGCGCCAAGCCTTTCGTGTGGCTGCTCACGCACACCACGCAGTGGGTGCTCAAGCTGCTGCGCGTGGACAACAGCGCGGCCCAGGTGGTCACCGAAGAAGAGATCAAGGCCAGCCTGGCCGAGGGCGTGGACGCCGGCATCATCGAGGCGCAGGAACACCGCATGGTGCGCAACGTGTTCGGGCTCGACGACCGACAGCTCAACTCCATCATGCTGCCCGCGTCCGAGATCGAATGGCTGGACGCGCGCGACAGCATCGACGAGGCCTTGCGCAAGGCCGGCGCGAGCGGGCATTCGTGGTACCCGGTGTGCCGCAACGGCCTCGAAGACGTGGTGGGCGTGATCCACGTGCCGCAGCTGCTCGCGCTGCAGCAGCGCGGCGAGCCCGGGACCGTGGGCGAGCATGTGCAGCCCGCGGTGTTCGTGCCCGAAACCCTCAGCGGCATGGAGCTGCTCGACCAGTTCCGCGCGCGCGCCACGCGGCTGGTGTTCGTGGTCGACGAGTACGGCGTGGTGCAGGGCCTGCTCACGCCGCGCGACATGCTCGAGGCCATCACGGGCGAGCTCTCGCCCGAGCAACCGGTCGACGCCTGGGCGCGGCCGCGCGAGGACGGCGCCTGGGAGATCGACGGCGCGATGCCGGTGGCCGAGCTCAAGTCGCGGCTCGACATCGACGGTTTCCCCGACGAGGACAAGGGCCGCTACGCCACCGTGGCCGGCCTCATGCACTCCATGGCGGGCACCCTGCTGCAGCGGGGTGAGTTCGTCGACGGTGCGGGCTGGCGCTTCGAGGTGGTCGCGCTCGACGGCCGCCGCATCGACCGCGTGCTCGTGACGCGCCTCGCGCCGCCGGCCGACGACGCGCCGCCGGCCGAGAGCGACGGCTGA
- the dcd gene encoding dCTP deaminase — protein sequence MSIKSDKWIRRMAEQHGLIEPFEPGQVRQVEGRKVISYGTSSYGYDIRCAPEFKVFTNIHSTVVDPKNFDEKSFVDINADVCIIPPNSFALARTLEYFRIPRNVLTICLGKSTYARCGIIVNVTPFEPEWEGYVTLEFSNTTPLPAKIYAGEGCAQVLFFESDEVCDVSYKDRGGKYQGQVGVTLPKA from the coding sequence ATGAGCATCAAGAGCGACAAGTGGATCCGCCGCATGGCCGAACAGCACGGCCTGATCGAACCCTTCGAGCCCGGCCAGGTCCGCCAGGTCGAAGGCCGCAAGGTGATCAGCTACGGCACCTCGAGCTACGGCTACGACATCCGCTGCGCGCCCGAATTCAAGGTGTTTACCAACATCCACAGCACGGTGGTGGACCCGAAGAACTTCGACGAGAAGAGCTTCGTGGACATCAACGCCGACGTCTGCATCATCCCGCCCAACAGCTTCGCGCTGGCGCGCACGCTCGAGTATTTCCGCATCCCGCGCAACGTGCTCACCATCTGCCTGGGCAAGAGCACCTATGCGCGCTGCGGCATCATCGTCAACGTCACGCCCTTCGAGCCCGAGTGGGAGGGCTACGTGACGCTGGAGTTTTCCAACACCACGCCGCTGCCCGCCAAGATCTACGCGGGCGAAGGCTGCGCGCAGGTGCTGTTCTTTGAGAGCGACGAGGTCTGCGACGTGTCCTACAAGGACCGTGGCGGCAAGTACCAGGGCCAGGTGGGCGTGACCCTGCCCAAGGCCTGA
- a CDS encoding DEAD/DEAH box helicase — protein sequence MTQSFSELNLAPALARAVADMGYETMTPIQAQAIPQVLTGRDVMGAAQTGTGKTAAFSLPLLQRLLRHENASTSPARHPVRALVLLPTRELADQVAEQIKLYAKHTQLRSTVVFGGMDMKPQTLELKKGVEVLVATPGRLLDHIEAKNCVLNQVEYVVLDEADRMLDIGFLPDLQRILSYLPKQRTTLLFSATFSPEIKRLANSYLQNPITVEVARSNATASTVEQHFYRVDDDDKRGVLRQILRERDLKQAFVFVNSKLGCARLARSLERDGLNTAALHGDKSQDERLKALDAFKQGNVNLLVCTDVAARGLDIKDVPAVFNFDIPFNAEDYVHRIGRTGRAGASGLAVSFVSGKDARLVGDIEKLLGKKLEIEAIELEAERRPSGRFNDGQRTWRDESAREPREPREPRAARPHPAPRAPRAPADPLFDQPYEAKAASDAPPAWETAQRSAAPRGLSPNIKTRRKVAALFKAPAPAPAENG from the coding sequence ATGACCCAAAGCTTCTCCGAACTCAATCTCGCGCCGGCGCTCGCGAGGGCCGTGGCCGACATGGGCTACGAGACCATGACGCCGATCCAGGCCCAGGCGATCCCGCAGGTGCTCACGGGCCGCGACGTGATGGGCGCGGCCCAGACCGGCACCGGCAAGACCGCCGCCTTCAGCCTGCCGCTGCTGCAGCGCCTGCTGCGCCACGAAAACGCGTCGACCTCGCCGGCCCGCCACCCGGTGCGTGCGCTGGTGCTGCTGCCCACGCGCGAACTGGCCGACCAGGTGGCCGAGCAGATCAAGCTCTACGCCAAACACACGCAGTTGCGCAGCACCGTGGTGTTCGGCGGCATGGACATGAAGCCGCAGACGCTCGAGCTCAAGAAGGGCGTGGAGGTGCTGGTGGCCACACCGGGCCGCCTGCTCGACCACATCGAGGCCAAGAACTGCGTGTTGAACCAGGTCGAGTACGTGGTGCTCGACGAGGCCGACCGCATGCTCGACATCGGCTTCCTGCCCGACCTGCAGCGCATCCTGAGCTACCTGCCCAAGCAACGCACCACGCTGTTGTTCTCGGCCACCTTCTCGCCCGAGATCAAGCGCCTGGCCAACAGCTACCTGCAGAACCCCATCACCGTCGAGGTGGCGCGCTCGAATGCCACGGCCTCCACGGTCGAGCAGCACTTCTACCGCGTCGACGACGACGACAAGCGCGGCGTGCTGCGCCAGATCCTGCGCGAGCGCGACCTCAAGCAGGCCTTCGTGTTCGTCAACAGCAAACTCGGTTGTGCGCGCCTGGCGCGTTCGCTCGAGCGCGACGGCCTCAACACCGCGGCGCTGCACGGCGACAAGAGCCAGGACGAGCGCCTGAAGGCGCTCGACGCCTTCAAGCAGGGCAACGTGAACCTGCTGGTGTGCACCGATGTGGCCGCGCGTGGCCTCGACATCAAAGACGTGCCCGCGGTGTTCAACTTCGACATCCCGTTCAACGCCGAGGACTACGTGCACCGCATCGGCCGCACCGGCCGCGCAGGGGCTTCGGGCCTGGCGGTGTCGTTCGTCTCGGGCAAAGACGCACGGCTCGTCGGCGACATCGAAAAGCTGCTGGGCAAGAAGCTCGAGATCGAGGCGATCGAGCTCGAAGCCGAGCGCCGGCCCAGCGGCCGCTTCAACGACGGCCAGCGCACCTGGCGCGACGAGTCGGCGCGCGAACCGCGTGAGCCCCGCGAGCCGCGCGCCGCCCGCCCGCACCCGGCCCCGCGGGCGCCCCGCGCCCCGGCCGACCCCTTGTTCGATCAGCCCTACGAGGCCAAGGCTGCCAGCGACGCGCCGCCCGCCTGGGAAACCGCGCAGCGCAGCGCCGCCCCGCGCGGCCTGTCGCCCAACATCAAGACGCGCCGCAAGGTGGCCGCGCTGTTCAAGGCGCCCGCGCCGGCGCCGGCCGAGAACGGCTGA
- a CDS encoding neutral zinc metallopeptidase → MKWENNRESDQIEDRRDSPGGFGGGPRLGGGRGIGLGTIVVALVAGWIFGINPLTILGALEGGGLPAPASVEAPAVRTGTPGDDMGRFVAAVLGGTEDAWDGIFRAAGAQYQKPRLVLFRGATPTACGTGQAAMGPFYCPGDQKVYIDLSFYDTLRRQLGAPGDFAQAYVIAHEVGHHVQNLMGITDQMERQRARLSQREYNALSVRLELQADCFAGIWAHHNHQSGNVIEPGDVEEALNAAAAIGDDALQRQSQGHVVPDSFTHGTSEQRQRWFRTGLDTGDVRACDTFKTARL, encoded by the coding sequence ATGAAATGGGAAAACAACCGCGAGTCCGACCAGATCGAAGACCGGCGTGATTCGCCCGGCGGCTTCGGCGGCGGGCCCCGCCTGGGCGGCGGCCGCGGCATCGGCCTGGGCACCATCGTGGTGGCGCTGGTGGCGGGCTGGATCTTCGGCATCAACCCGCTCACCATCCTGGGCGCGCTCGAAGGCGGCGGTCTTCCCGCGCCCGCGTCGGTCGAAGCGCCCGCGGTCCGCACCGGCACCCCGGGCGACGACATGGGCCGGTTCGTGGCCGCGGTGCTCGGCGGCACCGAAGACGCCTGGGACGGCATCTTCCGCGCGGCCGGCGCGCAGTACCAGAAGCCGCGCCTGGTGCTGTTTCGCGGCGCCACGCCCACGGCCTGCGGCACCGGTCAGGCCGCCATGGGGCCCTTCTACTGCCCGGGCGACCAGAAGGTCTACATCGACCTGAGCTTCTACGACACCCTGCGCCGCCAGCTCGGCGCGCCCGGCGATTTCGCGCAGGCCTACGTGATCGCGCACGAGGTGGGCCACCACGTGCAGAACCTCATGGGCATCACCGACCAGATGGAGCGCCAGCGCGCACGGCTGAGCCAGCGCGAATACAACGCGCTGTCGGTGCGGCTCGAGCTGCAGGCCGACTGCTTCGCGGGCATCTGGGCCCACCACAACCACCAGAGCGGCAACGTGATCGAGCCGGGCGACGTGGAGGAGGCGCTGAACGCCGCCGCGGCCATCGGCGACGACGCGCTGCAGCGCCAGAGCCAGGGCCACGTGGTGCCCGACAGCTTCACCCACGGCACGAGCGAGCAGCGCCAGCGCTGGTTCCGCACCGGCCTGGACACGGGCGATGTGCGCGCCTGTGACACCTTCAAAACCGCCCGCCTGTAG
- a CDS encoding cytochrome d ubiquinol oxidase subunit II: protein MSWAEFLPLFFMAVMGLTLLAYVVLDGYDLGVGLLLPLGRDALQKDVMISSIGPFWDANETWLVLGVGVLLVAFPKAHGLVLQALYLPVAVMLIGLILRGVAFDFRVKAPTRYLPFWNGAFFVGSLMATMAQGWMLGSYITGFDNGGLGLLFSLGIALTLPAAYVLLGAGWLIMKTDGALQQQAVQWARRVIWPMGLALVAISAATPLVNPAVVGKWFGVPEIFALFPVPLMCAAAFFAVHWVVTRPALVTAGYGWLVFVNTVLIFVLAFFGLAYSIFPDIVIGRLTVWQAAAATNSLTIIFVGVAITLPVIVVYTLFMYRVFWGKARALSYS from the coding sequence ATGAGCTGGGCCGAATTCCTCCCCCTGTTCTTCATGGCCGTGATGGGCCTGACCCTGCTCGCCTACGTGGTGCTCGACGGCTACGACCTCGGCGTGGGCCTGCTGCTGCCGCTGGGCCGCGACGCGCTGCAAAAGGACGTGATGATCAGCAGCATCGGTCCGTTCTGGGACGCCAACGAAACCTGGCTGGTGCTGGGCGTGGGCGTGCTGCTGGTGGCCTTCCCCAAGGCGCATGGCCTGGTGCTGCAGGCGCTGTACCTGCCGGTGGCGGTGATGCTGATCGGCCTGATCCTGCGCGGTGTGGCCTTCGACTTCCGCGTGAAGGCGCCCACGCGCTACCTGCCGTTCTGGAACGGCGCCTTCTTCGTGGGCTCGCTCATGGCCACCATGGCGCAGGGCTGGATGCTGGGCAGCTACATCACGGGCTTCGACAACGGCGGCCTGGGTCTGCTGTTCAGCCTGGGCATCGCGCTCACGCTGCCCGCGGCCTACGTGCTGCTGGGCGCGGGCTGGCTCATCATGAAGACCGATGGCGCGTTGCAGCAGCAGGCGGTGCAGTGGGCGCGGCGCGTGATCTGGCCCATGGGCCTGGCGCTGGTTGCGATCTCGGCCGCCACGCCGCTGGTGAACCCCGCGGTGGTCGGCAAGTGGTTCGGCGTGCCCGAGATCTTCGCGCTGTTCCCGGTGCCGCTGATGTGCGCGGCCGCCTTCTTCGCGGTGCACTGGGTGGTCACGCGGCCGGCGCTGGTGACCGCGGGCTACGGCTGGCTGGTGTTCGTGAACACGGTGCTGATCTTCGTGCTGGCCTTCTTCGGCCTGGCCTACAGCATCTTCCCCGACATCGTGATCGGCCGCCTCACGGTGTGGCAGGCCGCGGCCGCCACCAACTCGCTCACCATCATCTTCGTGGGCGTGGCCATCACGCTGCCGGTGATCGTGGTCTACACGCTGTTCATGTACCGCGTGTTCTGGGGCAAGGCGCGCGCGCTGAGCTACAGCTGA
- a CDS encoding carboxymuconolactone decarboxylase family protein has translation MATLQAPADPESNPRVKAVFDDIRATRKTDFVNNLWRTLAFDADLLERTWAEVKAVMAAPGALDPLTRELIYIAVSIANSCGYCVHSHTAAARAKGMSDAQHAELLAIVSLAAKTNHLVTGLQVPLDPAFDANRP, from the coding sequence ATGGCCACCCTCCAAGCCCCTGCCGATCCCGAATCGAACCCGCGCGTGAAGGCCGTGTTCGACGACATCCGCGCCACGCGCAAGACCGACTTCGTGAACAACCTCTGGCGCACCCTGGCCTTCGACGCCGACCTGCTCGAGCGCACCTGGGCCGAGGTGAAGGCGGTGATGGCCGCGCCCGGCGCGCTGGACCCGCTCACCCGGGAGCTGATCTACATCGCGGTGTCCATCGCCAACAGCTGCGGCTACTGCGTGCACTCGCACACCGCGGCCGCGCGCGCCAAGGGCATGAGCGACGCCCAGCACGCCGAATTGCTGGCCATCGTGTCGCTGGCCGCCAAGACCAACCACCTGGTCACGGGGCTGCAGGTGCCGCTCGACCCGGCCTTCGACGCGAACCGGCCCTGA
- a CDS encoding cytochrome ubiquinol oxidase subunit I gives MDLDTLLLSRIQFALNISFHILFPTITIALCWFLLFFRIRFVQTRDEAWEQAYYFWTKVFALTFALGVVSGIVMSFQFGTNWPGFMEKAGNIAGPLLGYEVLTAFFLEASFLGIMLFGRGRVSERVHLIATTLVALGTTLSAFWILSLNSWMQTPAGYQIVNGEFIAADWFAIVFNPSFPYRLAHKLLASALTASFLIAGLCAWQLLKGSATRGTHKALRTAGFAALLVIPLQIFVGDLHGLNTLEHQPAKVAAIEGIWETERGAPLTLFGFPDEAAGKTHFAIQVPKVASLILTHEWDGELKGIADFPKAHPPVAPVFYAFRVMVGMGMLMLLVAAWTAWKLWPQRRAAETTLPRPLLWTLAAMSFSGWVATLAGWYVTEIGRQPYIVYGLLHTADVATRIAPANVALTLTAYCIVYGLLLVTYVGVLKYMAEHPVKHAPEAPAGELGKAGV, from the coding sequence ATGGACCTCGACACCCTGCTGCTCTCGCGCATCCAGTTCGCGCTGAACATCAGCTTCCACATCCTGTTCCCCACCATCACCATCGCGCTGTGCTGGTTCCTGCTGTTCTTCCGCATCCGCTTCGTGCAGACGCGCGACGAGGCCTGGGAGCAGGCCTATTACTTCTGGACCAAGGTGTTCGCGCTGACCTTCGCGCTCGGCGTGGTCTCGGGCATCGTCATGAGCTTCCAGTTCGGCACCAACTGGCCGGGCTTCATGGAGAAGGCCGGCAACATCGCGGGCCCGCTGCTCGGCTACGAGGTGCTCACCGCCTTCTTCCTCGAGGCCAGCTTCCTGGGCATCATGCTGTTCGGCCGGGGCCGCGTGAGCGAGCGCGTGCACCTGATCGCCACCACGCTGGTGGCGCTGGGCACCACGCTGTCGGCGTTCTGGATCCTGAGCCTGAACTCGTGGATGCAGACGCCCGCGGGCTACCAGATCGTCAACGGCGAATTCATCGCGGCCGACTGGTTCGCCATCGTCTTCAACCCTTCGTTCCCCTACCGGCTCGCGCACAAGCTGCTGGCCTCGGCGCTCACCGCGTCCTTCCTGATCGCGGGCCTGTGCGCCTGGCAGCTGCTCAAGGGCAGCGCCACGCGCGGCACGCACAAGGCGCTGCGCACCGCGGGCTTTGCGGCCTTGCTGGTGATCCCGCTGCAGATCTTCGTGGGCGACCTGCACGGCCTCAACACGCTCGAGCACCAGCCGGCCAAGGTCGCGGCCATCGAAGGCATCTGGGAGACCGAGCGCGGCGCGCCGCTCACGCTGTTCGGCTTTCCCGACGAGGCCGCGGGCAAGACGCATTTCGCGATCCAGGTGCCCAAGGTCGCGAGCCTGATCCTCACGCACGAGTGGGACGGCGAGCTCAAGGGCATCGCCGACTTTCCCAAGGCCCACCCGCCGGTGGCGCCAGTGTTCTACGCCTTCCGTGTGATGGTGGGCATGGGCATGCTGATGCTGCTGGTGGCCGCGTGGACCGCCTGGAAGCTCTGGCCCCAGCGCCGCGCCGCCGAGACCACGCTGCCGCGTCCGCTGCTGTGGACGCTCGCGGCCATGAGCTTCTCGGGCTGGGTCGCCACGCTGGCCGGCTGGTACGTCACCGAGATCGGCCGCCAGCCCTACATCGTCTACGGCCTGCTGCACACGGCAGACGTGGCCACGCGCATCGCGCCGGCCAACGTGGCGCTCACGCTCACGGCCTACTGCATCGTCTACGGCCTGCTGCTCGTGACCTACGTGGGCGTGCTCAAGTACATGGCCGAGCACCCGGTGAAACACGCGCCTGAAGCGCCCGCGGGTGAACTCGGCAAGGCGGGGGTGTGA
- the hemP gene encoding hemin uptake protein HemP — translation MNPNAPPPSTLATPAAAAPAPAPRVPYAELSGGRREVYIEHAGQVYRLSLTAQNKLILTK, via the coding sequence GTGAACCCGAACGCCCCGCCCCCCTCCACCCTCGCCACGCCCGCCGCCGCGGCGCCAGCGCCGGCCCCACGCGTGCCGTACGCCGAGCTCAGCGGCGGACGGCGCGAGGTCTACATCGAGCACGCCGGCCAGGTCTACCGCCTCAGCCTCACCGCGCAGAACAAGCTGATCCTCACCAAGTGA
- a CDS encoding response regulator, translating into MTATPADAATAAPPARILIVDDEPQIRKFVDISLRSQGYATLLAATGQEGLTALASKGADLVVLDLGLPDRDGRQVLAELRQWSDVPVIVLTVRADEAEKVALLDGGANDYMTKPFGVDELMARIRASLRSARPGREAAAVLDDGHLRVDLAGREVHLDGLPVALSRKEFALLALLAGQPGRLITQGQILKALWGPTHADDAHYLRILVSKLRHKLGDDASMPRYLITEPGVGLRFVLTDKPGARQL; encoded by the coding sequence ATGACAGCAACGCCAGCTGATGCCGCGACGGCCGCGCCGCCCGCACGCATCCTCATCGTGGATGACGAGCCCCAGATCCGCAAGTTCGTCGACATCAGCCTGCGCTCGCAAGGCTATGCCACGCTGCTGGCCGCCACCGGCCAGGAGGGGCTGACCGCGCTGGCCAGCAAGGGCGCCGATCTGGTCGTGCTCGACCTGGGCCTGCCCGACCGCGACGGCCGGCAGGTGCTCGCGGAACTGCGGCAGTGGTCCGATGTGCCCGTGATCGTGCTCACGGTGCGTGCCGACGAGGCCGAGAAAGTCGCGCTGCTCGATGGCGGGGCCAACGACTACATGACCAAGCCTTTCGGGGTGGACGAGCTGATGGCGCGCATCCGCGCTTCGCTGCGAAGTGCCCGGCCCGGCCGCGAGGCGGCGGCCGTGCTCGACGACGGTCACCTGCGCGTCGACCTCGCGGGCCGCGAGGTCCACCTCGATGGCCTGCCCGTGGCGCTCAGCCGCAAGGAATTTGCCTTGCTCGCGCTGCTGGCCGGGCAGCCTGGGCGGCTGATCACGCAAGGCCAGATCCTCAAGGCGCTGTGGGGCCCCACGCACGCCGATGACGCCCACTACCTGCGCATCCTGGTGTCCAAGCTCAGGCACAAGCTCGGCGACGACGCCTCGATGCCGCGCTACCTCATCACCGAGCCTGGCGTGGGCCTGCGCTTCGTTCTCACGGACAAGCCCGGCGCGCGTCAGCTGTAG
- a CDS encoding symmetrical bis(5'-nucleosyl)-tetraphosphatase, translated as MALYLIGDVQGCDGALGRLLDTVGFSPSRDRLVVLGDLVNRGPDSLAAVRRLMALGGSAQTLLGNHDLHLLAVSQGVRPPHRSDTLGALLDAPDRPALLDWLRQRPLALMERGWLLVHAGVLPQWSAADALELAHEVETVLQSADWSAFLHAMYGNTPARWTPTLEGDDRLRVIVNAFTRLRFCSAEGEMEFKTKSAASTPPAGFMPWYAVPGRRTAEVPVAFGHWSTLGRLMTPRLMALDTGCVWGGCLTAVRLQGDAVELFEQRCPQAQAPGGD; from the coding sequence ATGGCACTGTATCTGATCGGCGATGTGCAAGGCTGCGACGGCGCGCTCGGCCGCCTGCTCGACACCGTGGGCTTTTCACCCAGCCGCGACCGCCTGGTGGTGCTCGGCGATCTCGTCAACCGTGGGCCCGATTCGCTCGCCGCGGTGCGGCGGCTGATGGCGCTGGGCGGCAGCGCGCAGACCCTGCTCGGCAACCACGACCTGCACCTGCTCGCGGTGTCGCAGGGCGTGCGCCCGCCGCACCGCAGCGACACACTCGGTGCCCTGCTCGACGCCCCCGACCGCCCCGCCCTGCTCGACTGGCTGCGCCAGCGTCCGCTCGCGCTCATGGAGCGCGGCTGGCTGCTGGTGCATGCGGGCGTGCTGCCCCAGTGGAGCGCGGCCGACGCGCTCGAGCTCGCGCACGAGGTGGAAACGGTGCTGCAAAGCGCCGACTGGTCGGCCTTTCTGCACGCCATGTACGGCAACACGCCCGCGCGCTGGACGCCCACGCTCGAAGGCGACGACCGCCTGCGCGTGATCGTCAACGCCTTCACGCGGCTGCGCTTTTGCAGCGCCGAGGGCGAGATGGAGTTCAAGACCAAGAGCGCTGCGTCCACCCCGCCCGCGGGCTTCATGCCCTGGTACGCCGTGCCCGGCCGCCGCACGGCCGAGGTGCCGGTGGCCTTCGGCCACTGGTCCACGCTGGGGCGCCTGATGACGCCGCGGTTGATGGCCTTGGACACCGGCTGCGTCTGGGGCGGCTGCCTCACCGCGGTGCGCCTGCAGGGCGACGCGGTGGAACTCTTCGAACAGCGCTGCCCGCAGGCGCAGGCGCCGGGCGGCGACTGA
- a CDS encoding GbsR/MarR family transcriptional regulator, whose translation MPLQDHLPALNREFVAHFGEMGSRWGINRTVGQIYALLYLSPEPLCADQIAETLEFSRSNVSMGLKELQAWRLVRLRHFAGDRREFFEAPADVWEIFRVLAEERRRREIEPTLSMLRTALLDTPKTEAERHAQQRMREMHDLIDRLMTWFDDVQKLAPETALQLMGMGATVTRVLELKDRLTGKGAARTDKNAA comes from the coding sequence ATGCCGCTGCAAGACCACCTTCCTGCGCTCAACCGCGAGTTCGTCGCCCACTTCGGCGAAATGGGCAGCCGTTGGGGCATCAACCGCACCGTGGGGCAGATCTATGCCCTGCTCTACCTCTCGCCCGAGCCCCTGTGCGCGGACCAGATCGCCGAAACCCTGGAGTTCTCGCGCTCCAACGTGAGCATGGGCCTGAAGGAACTGCAGGCCTGGCGGCTGGTGCGCCTGCGCCACTTCGCGGGCGACCGGCGCGAGTTCTTCGAGGCCCCGGCCGATGTCTGGGAAATCTTCCGCGTGCTGGCCGAGGAGCGCCGCCGCCGTGAGATCGAACCCACGCTGTCCATGCTGCGCACCGCGCTGCTCGACACGCCCAAGACCGAGGCCGAGCGCCACGCGCAGCAGCGCATGCGCGAGATGCACGACCTCATCGACCGGCTCATGACCTGGTTCGACGACGTGCAGAAGCTCGCGCCCGAGACGGCCTTGCAACTCATGGGCATGGGCGCTACGGTGACGCGCGTGCTCGAACTCAAGGACCGGCTGACCGGCAAAGGCGCCGCGCGCACCGACAAGAACGCGGCCTGA